In Limosilactobacillus sp. WILCCON 0051, a single window of DNA contains:
- the ade gene encoding adenine deaminase, producing the protein MKKSELKHLIDVAAGRVPADVVIRNAQIVDVFLGTIRQGDVALAAGYIAGIGEHYEGQQVVDLAGRFLLPGLIDAHIHVESSYVSPEEFSRIFVPCGTTTALCDPHEIVNVAGLKGLEYMEQAAKLAKMDIRYLMPSCVPSTPFEHAGANLSALDMEPALKEGTVDGLAELMNYVGVVNNDDKMIDEVMLAKKYHRRIDGHAPQVFGKLLNAYAAAGVANDHECSTVQEARDRLACGMYVLLRQGTTEHDLKNLLPVVTPQTARHCLLAGDDVQAVTAMTLGHLDNSIRICIEQGLSPITAIQMATLNAAEYCGLNDRGAIAPGRRADLVVVDDLRSFHVEQTWILGEKVAQDGQYLPKVQRYPIDAVAASMHVKPLASDCFKLNLTGKAVRTIKVIPGEVLTDEAICQVSHDETGDFVYDPSQDVVKLAVIERHHATGKMCTALASGYGIKHGAIAISIGHDSHNIMTAGVSDSEMRAAVAELIKQGGGVVMIKDQKPIARMALPIAGLMSDQPAEQVVAAQNQINQTAHQELGIPENIDPVMSLSFLPLAVIPKLKLTDEGLFDVANGRFVTLEVDDQA; encoded by the coding sequence ATGTCTTTTTAGGAACCATTCGGCAAGGCGACGTGGCATTAGCAGCTGGTTATATTGCTGGAATCGGTGAGCATTATGAAGGACAGCAGGTGGTTGATCTGGCAGGCCGCTTCCTGCTGCCAGGACTGATTGATGCTCATATTCATGTAGAATCTTCCTATGTTTCGCCGGAAGAATTCAGTCGGATCTTTGTCCCATGCGGAACGACAACTGCTTTATGCGATCCGCATGAAATCGTCAACGTTGCTGGTTTAAAAGGCTTGGAATACATGGAGCAGGCTGCCAAGCTGGCAAAAATGGATATTCGTTACCTGATGCCTTCTTGCGTGCCTTCGACTCCTTTTGAGCATGCCGGCGCCAACCTTAGTGCTTTGGATATGGAACCGGCGCTAAAAGAGGGTACCGTGGATGGCTTGGCTGAACTAATGAACTATGTCGGTGTCGTCAATAATGATGACAAGATGATTGATGAGGTTATGCTGGCCAAAAAGTATCATCGGCGGATCGATGGTCATGCACCGCAAGTCTTCGGCAAACTGCTGAATGCCTACGCGGCTGCGGGTGTAGCCAATGATCATGAATGCTCAACGGTTCAAGAAGCGCGGGATCGACTGGCTTGCGGGATGTATGTTCTGCTTCGGCAGGGAACGACTGAGCATGACTTGAAAAATCTTTTGCCGGTCGTAACGCCGCAAACAGCGCGTCACTGCCTTTTGGCTGGCGATGACGTCCAGGCAGTCACGGCAATGACGCTGGGCCATCTGGACAACAGCATTCGGATCTGTATCGAGCAGGGCCTTTCCCCGATTACTGCTATTCAAATGGCCACCTTAAACGCAGCTGAATACTGCGGGTTAAATGATCGTGGGGCCATTGCTCCCGGCAGACGGGCTGATTTGGTAGTCGTAGATGATTTAAGAAGTTTTCATGTGGAACAGACCTGGATCCTGGGCGAGAAAGTGGCTCAAGATGGCCAGTATCTGCCAAAGGTTCAGCGCTATCCAATCGATGCCGTGGCAGCATCGATGCACGTTAAGCCGTTAGCCAGCGATTGTTTTAAGCTGAACCTGACTGGCAAAGCGGTGCGGACGATTAAGGTGATTCCGGGTGAGGTCTTGACTGATGAAGCAATCTGTCAAGTCAGTCATGATGAAACCGGTGATTTTGTCTACGATCCAAGTCAAGATGTGGTTAAATTAGCAGTTATTGAGCGTCATCACGCAACTGGCAAAATGTGTACGGCACTGGCCAGCGGATATGGCATCAAGCATGGCGCGATTGCCATCTCAATCGGTCATGACTCTCACAATATCATGACAGCCGGGGTCAGTGATTCTGAGATGCGGGCAGCTGTTGCTGAACTGATCAAGCAGGGCGGCGGCGTTGTCATGATAAAAGATCAAAAGCCAATTGCCCGCATGGCGCTGCCGATTGCTGGCTTGATGAGTGATCAGCCGGCTGAACAGGTCGTGGCGGCCCAAAATCAGATCAATCAGACTGCCCACCAAGAGCTGGGAATTCCAGAAAACATCGATCCAGTCATGTCACTGAGTTTTTTGCCATTGGCAGTAATTCCAAAATTGAAATTGACGGATGAGGGACTCTTTGACGTTGCCAATGGTCGGTTTGTCACGCTCGAAGTCGATGATCAGGCTTAA